The Oreochromis niloticus isolate F11D_XX linkage group LG18, O_niloticus_UMD_NMBU, whole genome shotgun sequence DNA window gtttggggtccacagatgaaccctgacaggcacacctgtgaggtgaaaccatttcaggtgagtATGTCATGAAGCTCATGCAGCGCTgtaaacaaagcaaagggtggaatctaaaacatatttagagttatttatcattgttttctttgctcCATATTTCCATATATCTtacttcatatatttgatgtcttcagtttgtatctacaatgtagaaagtagtaaaaataaagacacaaaaacattaaatgagaaggtgtgtccaaactttcaactggcagtgtgtttttttttttctttttaaatatattttttaaaaaaacaaaaaaaaaacctataaaaggagtttctcagaagtaaagatggaCAAAGAGCTCAGATGGTTCTGACAGTCTGCACAGACCTGTGTGTCAGGGACCGGGCCCAAAGGCAATTCTTAGAACTTTTCTGAAATTTGTTACTGTtctcaaattcaaaatgacctttttttttcataaaatgaaacatttttctaaTCTTGAACATTTTGTGTACTATTGTGGATGTGATATGTGGCTATGAGTTTTGCAAAACATTgcattctgcttttatttacatcttGCACGACGTCCCATTTTTGGAGTTGTAGTTGTGAAATAGTCTCCCAGTGCCAAACACATTTTgttccttttgttgtttttcaccaGATGCAGTCCCACAGTCCGTCCACCCGTTTCATCTCCACGGCGCCGCCCTCCGAGCACGGAAACCTCATTTATACTGGCAGCCTGGGTTTAGCTGTTCGGGGTCAGTCACTTGCATCTTGTTGTGAAATATCAGCTGCTGTTCACCACAGGTCTAAGTGACAGTGCGTCCAATAACTGTAAGCTtgtagagaaaaacaaagactcTCGCACATTTAAACTCTGGTTCCAAAATGTTAGTCTTCAAGCCCTCATTAGGCAAAGTTTGGTCTTGGTGTGGATGTTTCATCATTGTGACTAATGTAAGAAAGGATGATAAGACTGACTTTTCCTAATTTACTCCAGGGAAAGATACCATGACATGGAGTTATATAAGCTGTTGAAACACTTTGGTTAGTAACTGGATACCTGTGAGTTTGTTGGTGAAGAGCGAGCACAGATGGACtgagatttattttaaaattttaatccATTCAacatatgttttcttttaaaaaagaaaaaaaaaagccaggtGGACACCTCTACTAAAACGTCCACTCTGCTCTGATTGGTCAGCTCCTACAGGACATTTGCTGATCACGCCTCGATTCTGTTGTATACACAGTGTATATGTACAGTTGTTTGTTGTGTTGGAAATGTTGACCCAGATGGTGACAAAGAGGGGACGTATTGAACAAGACTCCTATCAGGGAGTTCTTTCTCCCTGCTGTCTCCGAATGCTTGTCCAGATTGGGTTGTCtgtctgttgtctttgttttgtagGGCTTTTACACTAATTCACAatacagggctctagagtgcgaccaaatttttcagtggtgcgaccAGCTGTTCcagtaaaaaagacaaaaacagtctcggcaactctgaaagtctccgtgtggtcaacaacttACACACATCATGCCCCTATCGTGTGtcccaatcagagatagtcaggggcgggacctctgtgattggccgtggtcctgTAGTTGTCCCGTAGTCCTTCGTGTGTAcgtttgaaagtgcaggtggatagagggaggtgagtagcttgaataaagtgaTACTGATTCATTAAATCATGaatcgacttttaaatataaatgtattttgccagaaacgccagaatctcaggttaaagctcacaaaactatttcaacaaacagtaaatgagagcaggaaaacagattctgcacaaagacgtaaagacagagcggacccgacgcatcagaatcagctttgtctttctcggctttcagccccgacggcccgtacacggacacgccgtcagggctgaaagccgacagctcgctgactctggtgcgtcgggtccgctctgtctttacgtcttttttgcgctgattctgagctgcaggttttgtctctccaaccaaaattcaccgagccagcagcaaaagaagcagcaaactacgcttcacatttgatcaatgtcgtcatgaattccctctgacttttgctgttttgcttccaccacgataaaaatcacacttcatgcacagctccctctctccctctctctctctctgtacttcaagaacagtttcccgtctcaaatctgttttctgcattatccattcgcttattaccccaAAGTCTACCGCTGTTtgcagcgctgtcggccgctgtctgtggttttttttataacttaaatgacctcggacaagaaagcctaatttctgctgttcaatactgaagaaatttatagtttttaaaattatgcaaaattgcagaatatttttaaggttatctgctataaaaagccaggccaggaaaatctccttcatgtttttctgttttattctcagttactttgacacaaaggcatctgctgtgatgctcacacctctgatgaagtctcacatgtatcagtgctgataaatgatcagaattataatatttctgactgtctgaagcaaaattgaatcgaatcgggACCTCGTGAATAgaaatcgaatggattatagaaatcagtgttgatacccagccctagtgagcagcctaggcccaacagaagtggatgtagctgtgggtaatgaggaaagatgaaaagaactattgataactttttcgttaaggcctgatccgtctgaaattcataggcAGCTCTGACACGGAGCCATCAATctctgaatgctgaaaaagcacagtgtatccagacAACACATTATATGCAGCGATAaatgcccaagtgtcccctccccccactgcctttcagcagcaaacaggtcatcAGAGGAGCCGatgtgatgattaagtttagCATTGCCTACAATATTACCAAAGAGTGCCAACGCACTTTAAGCAgtttttcagtaacttatctttcttgtagaaatgtgctccaaataaagaactttgtgttgacaagattgttagttaatcatttacaaatcaatattgactgtatggacagcaattttcccccaaaaaaggtgcacatgtaaaactgcggtgttaagcgttgtggttgaaaaatttgggtgcgcctaacttttgtgccttTTGTGCTTAGGTGCACCAGTGCAAccgtggcaaaaagttagtctagagccctgcaaTAGTagcacacacaaataaaactgaattgtgaAAGTAACTATGTAACATGTAGAATTATATTTTGAACGTGGCTCTGATAGTGGTGCATGCTTTACTTAGACATGGACATGTGAACAAGACTGCTGTTGGAATTAACACAGGTTGTGTGACTCTTGTTCTTTGGCAGGGGTGAAGATGTTCTCGTACAGCACTAGTGCAGCCAGCCTCTTCCTCATGCCACAAATACTCCTGAAAACTGGACTCGGAGTCCAGAGTTTTGCCTTGCAGGCAGCTTTCTGTGGAGTCATTGGCTTTTTTACCTTCCTTACTCCCATCCTTCTTCACATCATCACCAAGGGTTACATAATCCGCCTGTACCACAACCCAGACAAAGATGTCTACACAGCAGTCACCTACAGCGTGTTCCTCACCGAGAAAAAGAGCGTGTTCCACCAGAGCCAGGTGAGGATCCCAGCTGTCAGTAAGATGTTCACTACTTTCTACGCCGGGCAGGTGGGGTTCCTGGTAAACCCGGACATTTTCCCCGTCCCGCACGACTACAATCATCTGATGGGCTACGATAAACCGTTCAGTTTCAGAGCAGATGACATGGACCAGCCTGACAAGAGCTGAGACTTAAGGAGGCAGAATGTTGTTGATCAAGTAAACCTGAGTGCACAGCTCAGACTCTGTGTCTACCAGAGAGAAACATCCACGGACAAAATGCTCCCACGTGTTGTCTTCAGTATAATAATGGGAATTAAgtgttaataaaataaaattctaaCTTTATTATCCTGACTTGTGTGTGTTGCCTTTCTGAATGTTGACTTCTGCAGTCTTTAAATGTGAGCAGTGATGTCAGTTGTCTAGAGTAAAGTCACGTCATAGAGCTGGATGCTCTGTTCCAGAGCTGAGAGCAGACTTCTGGCTCAGATATCCACAGCTGTTATCATTTTATCTCAGGTTTAATTTTGGTTCGTTTCTACAGTGAGTTTGAGTGTTTTAACATTGTCAGATTagtgtttgttttagttttttttttatcaagtggCATTCAGCAAATTTAAGAAGTTGAGAACAGTTTCTCGTTCTCTCAGGCGTTACCTGGATACGGGGCCGTTGTGCTGGGTTGGGCTCATGCTTGCTATCAAGCTGTGTGTCCTAGAACAGGACTGGGACAGAAAATCAATATACAAATGTATAACATTTAATGGCCTTCAAGCTTGGCTCTTCTATCATATAGTACTGGTTTGCTACTCTCCAGTATTTACTCTATACTGTCAGGTCCATATGTGTTTTGTCATCTTGCCTCTGTACACAAATACATTGGAATTTAAAGGAAATCATGAATATGTGCAGACTTAATCTAAGGGTTTAACAAGACCGCTGCATTAACTGTTTAAGAATTTCACCCTTCTTATTACCTAGtctttcattttcagaggaTCAAAATTATTTGGACTAACTAAcatagttttatatatataagtaTTGCATAAATAAATCTAGAGCTTGTTAGCATCACTAGATACCGTCTGCCTCTCCTGTCCAGAACTCAGCTGCTCGGGTCTACTCGTTAcatcactgtcatcagctgtCCAAGTGACCAATGTAAAAGCAGGACTCCGTGACAACTGCATTTATCTACAGTCCATATGAAACACAGTTGTGATAATCCAGTTTCCTTCAGGCTTCCACAAAGTCCACAAAGAATCCAAGACTCTCCAAAATCTTCAAACAGTCCCGAGCacaggttgtttgtttttttactcacAGTTCAGTTTGTGAATTGATATCACTGTTTTTCAGTGATATCAGCGCACTTATCTCTGCGCCGCATTCAGTGGAAGTATGATGGAAATTATTGTGAATGAAGCATCTAACATGAGCAGATGAAAAGCCCAGTCACAGGTTGGGCTGTGGTTTTTAACTGTGGACGTCTTGGATCAAATCTTCTGGACTGCTCATCTCGAAGAAGACAAAAGGGAAGAACCCCGAGTCTCTTCTTCACCTCACTTTGTACCTGCTCAGCGCTTCTTTCACTGGACGTCCTGTCTGCACAAGTTGTCTTATCATCCTTATCTATCTCCATCTTTCTGACTTACACAAACGCaaagtttaaactttaaaatcactTCACTACTCTATTATTCCTAATATAGGAAAACATGTCTTTAGCACATTTTCACATGAACCTTCATTGTAACTGAATCCCTTTTTTACTTAAAGTacagagaaaacacattttctttctgagctttttgaaacatttcttttatttagaaCCAACAATCATTGTTGAGTTGGTGACACGTTTCTCATCTTACACTAATCTGCCAAGATCAAAAATGAGTCCTGTCCATGCACACAAAATCTGGGTATTAGAATCACTTGTATTCAGCAAAGTTGGACGCTCATGATACGCATGACTCACACAGCGACGGCTCAGGACAGCGTGGTCGATCCCCATTTCTCCCTAAAGCTTTTATCGAGGTTGGAGGCCAGAATCAGCTTCTGTAATGCTCAGTCACCCATTCACACTGTCCTGTGTGATCTGCTGATGATCTTGGCACCAAACTGTTGTGGAAATTCAGTGCATTAAATAAAAGAAGTCACGCTGTTGGAGTTATATTTGAGAGTTTATTCTTGCAAGAAGGAATTCAGTCACAACAAGGCTctcctgtgctgccctgaggaATTCCCAAACAAAGGATCCAGACCCTACTTACACAGTATATACTTACTGAATCAATGAAAGGGCTGCCAACCCAACAAAGTGTCTGTGAGGCTGCAAACTGTCCTCAACACATCAAATTAAGAAGCCAAGCAACAACACTGTCGGTGTCAGTGCCTTATACACAGGCTGTCTCCTGTGTataagcaaagaaaaaaggctCACATAGACTAAGTGTTAACAATATGGGAGGAAATCTCCAAACTATTTGTCCTGTTTCCAAGTGATTCCTCAAACTCTAACATGTTTCTCATGTGTTAGTTTTTATCTGCTGTGTTTATCTTGATAAAATCATCCCAATGACAGATGTGGTTTTTCTGTTAGGATCCTTGTGGCAACTGCTCCTCAGTCTCTGTGCTGCTATTGTCATAGTCTCTGTGTACGTCCAGTGCTCCATACAGGCCCTCCAGCATAGCCAGTACTCTCCTCTGGATTGAATCCACCTGCTCCACTGGGCAGTATTCATCCAAACTGGAcctgaaaaaacacattaagactcTCTTTCTGTATCACTACACTGGTGAAGACATTTAACCAGTCTGTGGAGCTGATTTACCTGGACAATGTCACCAGTGTGGGTTTGGGAAGGACCTTCAGGAAGAGCTGAACAGCTGAGATAAGTCTGTCAATCTCATCATCAGTGCTGATGTGGTGAGGAAGCTCGACTGTGTCGCAGGTTAACCCTGCCTGGTGAACCTGAGGGAAGAGTGATGAGGCGGGAGGGGAACAGACTATTCATTCTTTGTATAAGTTTGTCCTGCTGAAAGTCCATCTCTGGTTCCCATTCACTAAATATAACTTTATTGCTATTATTTATGATTATtatataaaattattattaccaTTTCATAGTCAGGGCATGAATTTCTTGCCTTTAGACTGGAAACCAGTTGAGGTAGTGAATCCAtgctgaaaaacacagaaacagtaAGACGATGTGAGGGCTGATCTCCACATCGCCCATTTTTAAACAGCGGAACAATGTTATTCAAAAGTAACATCCGTGCTCATAGAGGCACGCTAGTTCATCCCAGGCAAACAGATTCTTTCACTCACTGgttaaataaagacaaataaCTCAGATCGCAGGAGTGTAGGCGCTATCTTAATTTGTTGCTTCAAAGAAATTTAAGGTGGAGCTGGCTCAAAGGTTTCAAAAGGCTGGTCTACATTCGAATGGGTGACCCAGATGTTTGGTGGGGCTGTGATGATTGAAGTTTGTGCCGACAATAATCAAGACAGAGGCACGCTCCTCTGAAGATTCGATCTGAATTTGTGGAGAGGACGAGCTTCAGAGCGAATGTTGATACACAGCTTGTGTGGAGCGTTTGGCACAGctctagaaaaaaaacacagatagTTTGCACAGACCAGATCTGTTCGGGATGCAATCATTTACACGCCTccctgcagcttctctcctccatAGCTGGCCGTCTTTACTCTCGCTCTCGCCCTCGTCTGCACCTGCCCCTTTGCACTCTACCCTCTCTAACTCGGCTTCTGGATTTTGGCATAGTACTCTTTATTCTCTCCATATTATGCTCATCGGGTGGCTGCGCATTATTAACATATGACCAGCAAACACTCCTAGACCTCCGTTTCTCCTATTCACA harbors:
- the tmem70 gene encoding transmembrane protein 70, mitochondrial isoform X3, producing the protein MNPDRHTCEVKPFQMQSHSPSTRFISTAPPSEHGNLIYTGSLGLAVRGVKMFSYSTSAASLFLMPQILLKTGLGVQSFALQAAFCGVIGFFTFLTPILLHIITKGYIIRLYHNPDKDVYTAVTYSVFLTEKKSVFHQSQVRIPAVSKMFTTFYAGQVGFLVNPDIFPVPHDYNHLMGYDKPFSFRADDMDQPDKS
- the tmem70 gene encoding transmembrane protein 70, mitochondrial isoform X1 translates to MLSVHFLRSRSLPRIFSNSQFKFAQHPAPFSVCCVSAVRRNQLTVRRSFLALNKVFDRQMQSHSPSTRFISTAPPSEHGNLIYTGSLGLAVRGVKMFSYSTSAASLFLMPQILLKTGLGVQSFALQAAFCGVIGFFTFLTPILLHIITKGYIIRLYHNPDKDVYTAVTYSVFLTEKKSVFHQSQVRIPAVSKMFTTFYAGQVGFLVNPDIFPVPHDYNHLMGYDKPFSFRADDMDQPDKS
- the tmem70 gene encoding transmembrane protein 70, mitochondrial isoform X2; its protein translation is MLSVHFLRSRSLPRIFSNSQFKFAQHPAPFSVCCVSAVRRNQLTVRRSFLALNKMQSHSPSTRFISTAPPSEHGNLIYTGSLGLAVRGVKMFSYSTSAASLFLMPQILLKTGLGVQSFALQAAFCGVIGFFTFLTPILLHIITKGYIIRLYHNPDKDVYTAVTYSVFLTEKKSVFHQSQVRIPAVSKMFTTFYAGQVGFLVNPDIFPVPHDYNHLMGYDKPFSFRADDMDQPDKS